Proteins found in one Labrenzia sp. VG12 genomic segment:
- a CDS encoding ABC transporter permease, which yields MANADTAGSADLARAARKEKLFTWINKTGGWLDALGFSWLVPLMKIAAGDSPKEQLGELKRVLLIPLLGIIAFLVLWGALAPQVQTSLGAVPGPAQVWSQTINLWEDHVREREKATAFYERQDARNAKYEAEGKTDKIKHRTYTGKPTYIDQIGTSLKTVGLGFLIATIIAVPLGIASGLSRSFNGAINPLIQIFKPVSPLAWLPIVTMIVSATYANPYDWLSKSLLISAVTVTLCSMWPTLINTALGVASVDKDLMNVGRVLQLPTWKTITKLVLPSSLPLIFTGLRLSLGVGWMVLIAAEMLAQNPGLGKFVWDEFQNGSSQSLAKIMVAVLTIGLIGFMLDRLMFALQRAFTFSANR from the coding sequence ATGGCCAACGCCGATACCGCCGGCTCTGCGGACCTTGCACGGGCCGCCCGGAAAGAAAAACTCTTCACCTGGATCAACAAGACCGGCGGTTGGCTGGACGCCCTCGGCTTCTCCTGGCTGGTGCCGTTGATGAAGATCGCCGCGGGCGACAGCCCGAAAGAGCAGTTGGGTGAACTGAAGCGCGTGCTGCTGATCCCTCTGCTCGGCATCATCGCCTTTCTGGTTCTTTGGGGAGCCCTCGCACCGCAGGTGCAGACGTCGCTTGGCGCGGTGCCCGGACCGGCGCAGGTCTGGAGCCAGACCATCAACCTTTGGGAAGACCATGTCCGCGAGCGCGAAAAGGCGACCGCCTTTTACGAGCGCCAGGATGCCCGCAACGCCAAATATGAAGCTGAGGGCAAGACCGACAAGATCAAGCACCGGACCTATACCGGCAAGCCGACTTATATCGACCAGATCGGCACCTCGCTCAAGACCGTCGGCCTGGGCTTCTTGATCGCAACCATAATTGCCGTCCCGCTTGGTATTGCCTCCGGTCTCTCCCGGTCCTTCAACGGCGCCATCAATCCTCTGATCCAGATCTTCAAGCCGGTGTCGCCGCTCGCCTGGTTGCCGATCGTGACCATGATCGTCTCGGCGACTTACGCCAACCCCTATGACTGGCTCTCCAAGTCGCTGCTGATCTCCGCCGTCACCGTGACGCTCTGCTCCATGTGGCCGACGCTGATCAACACCGCGCTCGGTGTCGCCTCGGTCGACAAGGATCTGATGAATGTCGGCCGCGTCCTGCAGCTGCCGACCTGGAAGACAATCACCAAGCTTGTGCTGCCGTCCTCGCTGCCCCTGATCTTCACCGGCCTGCGTCTGTCGCTGGGCGTGGGCTGGATGGTGCTGATCGCGGCTGAAATGCTCGCGCAGAACCCGGGTCTCGGCAAATTCGTTTGGGACGAGTTCCAGAACGGTTCCTCGCAGTCGCTCGCCAAGATCATGGTCGCGGTTCTGACCATCGGCCTTATCGGCTTCATGCTGGACCGGCTGATGTTCGCCTTGCAGCGCGCCTTCACATTCAGCGCGAACCGCTAA
- a CDS encoding CmpA/NrtA family ABC transporter substrate-binding protein, which yields MTRRAALGALMAATAMVPATSAFAEMLDVEKDELTFGFIKLTDMAPLAVAYELGYFEEEGLFVTLEPQANWKVLLDRVITGELDGAHMLAGQPLAATIGFGTKAHIVTPFSMDLNGNGITVSNEIWEMMKPNIPTMEDGRPQHPISAAALKPVVDKFIDEGKPFNMGMVFPVSTHNYELRYWLASGDIHPGFYSETDISGQIQGEALLSVTPPPQMPATLEAGTIYGYCVGEPWNQQAVFKGIGVPVITDYEIWKNNPEKVFGLTKEFTEENPNTTLAITKALIRAAKWLDENDNANRMEAVEILARSEYVGADAEVIANSMTGTFEYEKGDKRDVPDFNVFYRYFATYPYYSDAVWYLTQMRRWGQIPEHKPDSWYDEVAKSVYLPETYLKAARLLVEEGHVAEEDFPWDSDGYRAPTPAADIIDGIPYDGKQPNAYIDSLPIGLKGKQIVDGNEVVGG from the coding sequence ATGACGCGCCGGGCGGCACTGGGTGCCTTGATGGCCGCCACGGCCATGGTTCCGGCAACATCCGCCTTCGCGGAAATGCTCGACGTGGAAAAGGATGAACTGACTTTCGGCTTCATCAAACTGACCGACATGGCACCGCTCGCTGTCGCCTATGAGCTCGGCTATTTCGAAGAGGAAGGGCTCTTTGTCACCCTGGAGCCCCAGGCCAACTGGAAAGTGCTGCTTGATCGCGTGATCACAGGCGAACTGGACGGCGCTCACATGCTTGCCGGTCAGCCGCTCGCCGCAACCATCGGCTTCGGCACCAAGGCGCATATCGTGACGCCGTTCTCCATGGACCTGAACGGCAATGGCATCACCGTTTCCAATGAGATCTGGGAGATGATGAAGCCAAACATCCCGACCATGGAAGACGGCCGTCCGCAGCATCCGATCTCGGCAGCTGCCCTGAAGCCTGTGGTCGACAAGTTCATCGACGAAGGCAAGCCGTTCAACATGGGCATGGTGTTTCCGGTCTCGACCCACAATTACGAGCTGCGCTACTGGCTGGCCTCCGGTGACATTCACCCGGGCTTTTATTCCGAGACCGACATTTCCGGTCAGATCCAGGGCGAAGCGCTGCTCTCCGTGACCCCGCCGCCGCAAATGCCGGCAACGCTCGAAGCCGGCACGATCTACGGCTACTGCGTTGGCGAACCCTGGAACCAGCAGGCTGTGTTCAAGGGCATCGGCGTTCCGGTCATCACCGACTACGAGATCTGGAAGAACAACCCGGAAAAGGTCTTCGGCCTGACCAAGGAATTCACCGAGGAAAACCCGAACACCACGCTGGCCATCACGAAGGCCCTGATCCGTGCGGCCAAGTGGCTGGATGAAAACGACAATGCCAACCGTATGGAAGCGGTCGAGATCCTGGCCCGGTCCGAATATGTTGGCGCCGACGCGGAAGTGATCGCCAATTCCATGACCGGTACCTTCGAGTATGAGAAAGGCGACAAGCGGGACGTTCCGGACTTCAACGTCTTCTACCGTTACTTTGCGACCTATCCCTACTATTCCGATGCCGTCTGGTACCTGACCCAGATGCGCCGCTGGGGGCAGATCCCGGAGCACAAGCCGGACAGCTGGTATGACGAAGTCGCCAAGTCCGTCTATCTGCCGGAAACCTATCTGAAAGCCGCGCGCCTGCTGGTCGAGGAAGGTCATGTCGCCGAAGAGGATTTCCCGTGGGACTCAGACGGCTACCGTGCGCCGACGCCTGCAGCCGACATCATCGACGGCATTCCCTATGACGGCAAACAGCCGAACGCCTATATCGACAGCCTTCCGATCGGCCTGAAAGGCAAGCAGATCGTTGACGGCAACGAGGTCGTGGGGGGCTGA
- the nirD gene encoding nitrite reductase small subunit NirD has product MNAETRNWVAIGDLADIPREGARVVKTDAGCIAVFRTVDDDVFALDDRCPHKGGPLSQGIVHGTSVTCPLHNWVFDLATGLARGADEGAVPVTAARVEEGKVLLAADDLARRMAR; this is encoded by the coding sequence ATGAACGCGGAAACCAGAAACTGGGTCGCCATCGGCGACCTTGCCGATATCCCGCGCGAGGGCGCGCGGGTGGTCAAGACCGATGCGGGCTGCATCGCCGTCTTCCGGACCGTAGACGACGACGTCTTTGCACTGGACGACCGCTGCCCGCACAAGGGCGGACCACTGAGCCAGGGCATCGTGCACGGCACGTCCGTGACTTGCCCGTTGCACAACTGGGTCTTTGATCTGGCCACCGGCCTGGCACGTGGTGCCGATGAGGGGGCGGTGCCTGTCACTGCAGCCAGGGTCGAGGAGGGCAAGGTGCTGCTTGCCGCCGACGATCTGGCCCGCCGCATGGCGCGCTGA
- a CDS encoding nitrate reductase gives MTAQEPERTVKTTCPYCGVGCGVLATVKQDGSVSIAGDPDHPANFGRLCSKGSALGETLSLDDRLFQPEVGGRETSWETALDLVAEKFTDAIREHGPDSVAFYVSGQILTEDYYVANKLMKGFIGSANIDTNSRLCMASSVAGHRRAFGSDTVPGTYEDLESSDLLVLVGSNLAWCHPVLFQRVEAARAANPNMRVVVIDPRETATCALADLHLALKPDTDVALFNGLLAFLAESDTLDHGYIAAHTNGFRQALEAAGPCEINRIAEETGLSPAVLATFYTMVARTEKTVTVYSQGVNQSVVGTDKVNAIINTHLATGRIGRPGMGPFSATGQPNAMGGREVGGLANMLAAHMALENPDHRALVQSFWKSPEIADKAGLKAVDLFRAVGEGKIKALWIMATNPVDSLPDADAVAAALKTCPFVVVSDVTRAADTVAYADVLLPSAAWGEKDGTVTNSERRISRQRGFLDLPGEARPDWWQLSQVGQRMGFAEAFAYSGPDAIFREHAALSGFENKGRRDFDIGRLKDLSQEAFDALDPIQWPQAQGEAPAAETRFFAKGGFFTHDGKAAFIAVRQGAVRKTERRYPFVLNTGRIRDQWHTMTRTGKTGRLLSHIAEPYVELHPEDARRAGIAAADLVDVTSPHGSALVRAQISERAQPGSVFVPIHWTDQVSSRARIDTVVAPETDPVSGQPGSKFTPVALKKRVFAWHGFAVLQEKPDQLECDYWAIAPTRGGWRVEMAGADDRDHVAFAARYLTSDVDLLRFEDPGKGLLRIAGWKDATFKGAFFFGPDPVAVSRPWACGLLTEQIATETRFKVLAGGPPVGSPDKGAIVCSCFQVGVNEIQAAIGGGAATVQAVGTCLKAGTNCGSCRSEIQSLLDASSKDIADDAKIAQAG, from the coding sequence ATGACCGCACAAGAACCGGAAAGAACGGTCAAGACAACCTGCCCCTATTGCGGGGTCGGGTGCGGTGTGCTGGCTACAGTCAAACAGGATGGATCTGTGTCCATTGCCGGTGACCCGGATCACCCGGCCAATTTCGGCCGGCTCTGTTCCAAGGGATCGGCTCTTGGAGAAACCCTGTCGCTTGATGACAGGCTCTTTCAACCGGAAGTCGGCGGAAGGGAAACCAGCTGGGAGACGGCGCTCGACCTGGTGGCGGAAAAATTCACGGACGCAATCCGTGAACACGGTCCGGACAGTGTTGCCTTTTATGTCTCCGGGCAGATCCTGACCGAGGACTATTACGTTGCCAACAAGCTGATGAAGGGGTTCATCGGCTCGGCCAATATCGATACCAATTCCAGGCTGTGCATGGCCTCTTCCGTTGCCGGTCACCGGCGCGCCTTCGGCAGCGATACGGTGCCGGGCACCTATGAGGATCTGGAGAGCAGCGACCTCCTGGTGCTGGTGGGTTCGAACCTCGCCTGGTGCCATCCGGTGCTGTTCCAGCGGGTCGAGGCAGCCAGGGCGGCCAACCCCAATATGCGTGTTGTGGTGATCGATCCGCGTGAGACGGCGACCTGCGCACTGGCGGACCTGCACCTCGCGCTCAAGCCGGATACGGATGTTGCGCTCTTTAATGGCCTTCTGGCATTTCTGGCGGAATCCGACACGCTCGACCACGGTTACATCGCCGCGCATACCAATGGGTTCCGGCAGGCGCTGGAGGCTGCCGGACCTTGCGAAATCAACCGGATCGCGGAAGAAACCGGTCTGTCGCCAGCGGTTTTGGCGACCTTTTACACAATGGTGGCTCGCACGGAAAAGACCGTCACAGTCTACAGCCAGGGCGTCAATCAGTCAGTGGTGGGCACCGACAAGGTCAATGCGATCATCAACACCCACCTGGCCACCGGTCGCATCGGGCGGCCGGGTATGGGACCGTTCTCCGCGACCGGACAGCCGAACGCGATGGGCGGGCGTGAGGTCGGCGGTCTGGCGAACATGCTTGCCGCCCATATGGCGCTGGAAAACCCGGATCACCGGGCCCTGGTCCAGTCCTTCTGGAAAAGCCCGGAGATCGCGGACAAGGCCGGGCTCAAGGCGGTCGATCTTTTCCGGGCTGTTGGCGAGGGCAAGATCAAGGCGCTCTGGATCATGGCCACCAACCCGGTTGACAGTCTGCCGGATGCGGATGCGGTTGCAGCGGCGCTGAAAACCTGCCCGTTCGTCGTCGTCTCCGACGTGACCCGTGCCGCCGACACGGTTGCTTATGCCGATGTGCTGCTGCCGTCTGCAGCCTGGGGCGAAAAGGATGGCACGGTCACCAACTCCGAGCGCCGGATTTCACGTCAACGCGGCTTTTTGGACTTGCCTGGAGAAGCGAGGCCAGACTGGTGGCAGCTTAGCCAGGTGGGGCAGCGCATGGGCTTTGCCGAGGCCTTTGCCTATTCGGGGCCGGATGCGATCTTCCGGGAACATGCCGCACTGTCTGGCTTTGAGAACAAGGGCCGCCGTGATTTTGACATCGGCCGGCTGAAAGACCTGTCTCAGGAGGCATTTGACGCGCTGGATCCGATCCAGTGGCCACAGGCGCAAGGTGAAGCACCGGCGGCCGAAACCCGCTTCTTTGCAAAGGGCGGTTTTTTCACGCACGACGGCAAGGCGGCGTTCATTGCCGTCAGGCAGGGAGCGGTGCGAAAGACCGAGCGCCGCTATCCGTTTGTGCTCAACACCGGCCGCATTCGCGACCAGTGGCACACCATGACGCGCACGGGCAAGACGGGTCGGTTGTTGTCCCATATCGCAGAGCCTTATGTGGAACTGCATCCAGAAGATGCCCGGCGGGCCGGCATTGCAGCGGCGGATCTGGTGGACGTGACCAGCCCGCACGGATCGGCATTGGTGCGGGCCCAAATATCCGAGCGCGCGCAGCCGGGGTCCGTTTTCGTACCCATCCATTGGACTGATCAGGTGTCCTCAAGGGCCCGGATCGACACGGTGGTTGCACCGGAAACCGATCCGGTCTCCGGCCAGCCGGGGTCCAAATTCACACCGGTCGCGCTGAAGAAGCGCGTATTTGCCTGGCATGGCTTTGCGGTGCTGCAGGAAAAGCCGGATCAGCTCGAGTGTGACTATTGGGCCATTGCGCCGACACGGGGCGGCTGGCGCGTTGAAATGGCCGGCGCGGACGACCGCGACCATGTTGCCTTCGCGGCTCGGTACCTGACATCCGATGTCGACCTCTTGAGGTTTGAAGACCCGGGCAAAGGGTTGCTGCGTATCGCGGGGTGGAAAGACGCAACCTTCAAGGGCGCCTTCTTTTTCGGACCGGATCCGGTTGCCGTGTCGCGGCCATGGGCGTGTGGGCTGCTGACCGAACAGATTGCGACGGAAACCCGGTTCAAGGTTCTGGCCGGCGGTCCGCCGGTCGGCAGCCCGGACAAGGGCGCAATCGTGTGTTCCTGTTTCCAGGTTGGCGTCAACGAAATCCAGGCGGCCATTGGCGGAGGGGCTGCAACGGTCCAGGCCGTTGGAACCTGCCTGAAGGCCGGCACCAATTGCGGCTCCTGCCGCTCCGAGATCCAGTCCCTCCTCGATGCCAGCAGCAAGGACATCGCCGACGATGCCAAGATCGCACAAGCCGGTTGA
- the nirB gene encoding nitrite reductase large subunit NirB, translated as MTRKKLVVVGNGMAPGRMLEYLFDKDKDAYDVTIFNAEPRVNYNRLMLSPVLSGEKTYEDIITHGDDWYAENGVTLHKSARVAEIDRAGKTVTSETGITAPYDKLVVATGSNPFIIPLPGKDLAGVLTYRDLDDVDKMLDAAKLGGRAVVIGGGLLGLEAAAGLKMQGMDVTVLHLMPTLMERQLDPAAGFLLEEEFKRRGIDVLTKANSHEIVDDGTGRVKAIRLDDGTEIEASIIVMAVGIRPSADLAKAVELETNRGILVGDDMRTSDPDIFALGECVEHRGQCYGLVAPLYEMAEVIADNLLEGSAAYTGSVTATKLKVTGVDLYSAGDFAEGEDREEIVLRDATAGVYKRLVLKDNRIIGAVLYGETSDGPWFFDLLKKQSDVSEMRETLIFGQAYQGGAPLDPTAAVAALPDDAEICGCNGVCKGTIVNAINEKGLTALDDVRSHTKASASCGTCTGLVEQLMQVTLGDAYNPAAVTPMCGCTDLGHSEVRRLIKSKGLKTIPVVMQELEWKSSGGCAKCRPALNYYLVSDWPDEYADDYQSRFINERVHANIQKDGTYSVVPRMWGGMTSSKELRAIADVVDKFNIPAVKCTGGQRIDMLGIKKEDLPAVWEDLGKAGFVSGQAYAKGLRTVKTCVGSDWCRFGTQDSTGLGIRIEKFMWGSWTPAKLKLAVSGCPRNCAEATCKDIGVVCVDSGFEIHFAGAAGLDIKGTEVLGLVKTEDEALEHIVALTQMYREQGHYLERIYKWAKRIGYDEIRSQILDDAERRKAYFDRFVFSQKFAQVDPWSERVSGKDKHEFKPMAVLTREAAE; from the coding sequence ATGACAAGAAAGAAACTCGTCGTTGTCGGCAACGGCATGGCCCCGGGGCGGATGCTCGAATACCTGTTCGACAAGGACAAGGATGCCTACGACGTCACCATCTTCAACGCCGAACCGCGTGTGAACTACAACCGGCTGATGCTGTCGCCGGTTCTCTCCGGTGAAAAGACCTACGAAGACATCATCACTCATGGGGATGACTGGTACGCCGAAAACGGCGTCACGCTTCACAAGTCGGCGCGTGTTGCCGAGATCGACCGGGCCGGGAAGACGGTCACCTCGGAGACGGGCATCACCGCACCTTATGACAAGCTCGTCGTAGCGACAGGCTCCAATCCCTTCATCATTCCGTTGCCTGGCAAGGATCTTGCGGGCGTTCTGACCTATCGCGATCTCGACGATGTCGACAAGATGCTGGACGCTGCCAAGCTGGGCGGGCGCGCCGTTGTCATCGGGGGTGGCCTTCTGGGTCTGGAAGCTGCCGCCGGTCTCAAGATGCAGGGCATGGACGTCACTGTCCTGCACCTGATGCCAACCCTGATGGAACGCCAGCTCGACCCCGCTGCCGGCTTTCTCCTGGAAGAGGAGTTCAAGCGCCGGGGCATCGATGTTCTGACCAAGGCCAACAGTCACGAAATCGTCGATGACGGCACCGGCAGGGTCAAGGCGATCCGGCTGGATGACGGCACGGAGATCGAAGCCAGCATCATTGTCATGGCGGTTGGAATTCGTCCGTCGGCGGATCTCGCCAAAGCCGTGGAGCTGGAGACAAATCGCGGCATTCTCGTCGGCGACGACATGCGCACCAGCGACCCGGATATTTTTGCCCTCGGTGAATGCGTCGAACACCGCGGCCAGTGCTACGGCCTCGTCGCTCCACTCTACGAAATGGCGGAAGTGATCGCTGATAACCTGTTGGAGGGAAGCGCCGCATACACCGGGTCTGTGACAGCGACCAAGCTGAAGGTCACCGGTGTCGATCTTTATTCGGCCGGTGACTTTGCCGAGGGCGAGGACCGTGAGGAAATCGTCCTGCGCGATGCCACTGCGGGCGTCTACAAGCGGCTGGTCCTGAAGGACAACAGGATCATCGGAGCGGTGCTTTACGGCGAAACCTCCGATGGACCATGGTTCTTCGACCTTTTGAAAAAACAATCGGATGTCTCGGAAATGCGCGAGACACTGATCTTCGGCCAGGCCTATCAGGGGGGCGCCCCCCTGGACCCTACGGCGGCCGTTGCAGCCTTGCCGGATGATGCGGAAATCTGCGGCTGCAACGGCGTATGCAAGGGAACGATCGTCAACGCGATCAATGAGAAAGGCCTGACCGCGCTCGATGATGTGCGTTCGCACACCAAGGCATCGGCATCCTGCGGCACTTGTACCGGGCTTGTCGAACAGCTCATGCAGGTGACGCTTGGCGATGCCTATAATCCGGCGGCAGTGACGCCGATGTGCGGCTGTACCGATCTTGGCCACAGCGAGGTGCGGCGCCTGATCAAGTCCAAGGGTCTCAAGACCATTCCTGTCGTCATGCAGGAACTGGAATGGAAATCCTCCGGCGGTTGTGCCAAGTGCCGCCCGGCGCTGAACTATTATCTCGTCTCCGACTGGCCGGATGAATATGCCGATGACTACCAGTCGCGGTTCATCAACGAACGTGTTCACGCCAACATCCAGAAAGATGGCACCTATTCGGTGGTCCCGCGCATGTGGGGTGGCATGACGTCATCGAAGGAGTTGCGGGCAATTGCCGATGTGGTCGACAAGTTCAACATTCCCGCGGTGAAATGCACCGGCGGCCAGCGCATCGACATGCTTGGCATCAAGAAGGAGGACCTGCCCGCGGTCTGGGAAGATCTCGGCAAGGCCGGGTTCGTCTCCGGTCAGGCCTACGCAAAGGGGCTCAGGACGGTCAAGACCTGTGTCGGTTCGGACTGGTGCCGCTTCGGCACGCAGGATTCCACCGGTCTCGGGATCCGGATCGAGAAATTCATGTGGGGGTCCTGGACACCGGCAAAGCTCAAACTGGCTGTCTCCGGTTGCCCGCGCAATTGCGCGGAAGCCACCTGCAAGGACATCGGAGTTGTGTGTGTCGACAGTGGATTTGAAATCCACTTCGCAGGTGCCGCCGGTCTCGACATCAAGGGCACGGAAGTGCTCGGGCTGGTCAAAACGGAGGACGAGGCGCTCGAGCACATCGTTGCGCTCACCCAGATGTACCGCGAACAGGGACACTATCTGGAGCGCATCTACAAATGGGCCAAGCGTATCGGCTATGACGAGATCCGCAGTCAGATCCTGGACGATGCGGAACGCAGGAAAGCCTATTTTGACCGCTTCGTCTTTTCCCAGAAATTCGCCCAGGTTGATCCATGGTCCGAGCGGGTCTCCGGCAAGGACAAGCACGAATTCAAGCCGATGGCTGTTCTGACCCGGGAGGCTGCCGAATGA
- a CDS encoding ABC transporter ATP-binding protein — MSFLEISGVSKSYGEGAERTDVLDDINLKVDEGEFIAIVGFSGTGKTTLISLLAGLIEPDTGGVIFKGKEIDGPSPDRGVVFQSYSLMPWLSVTGNVALAVDSVFKKKSAKERKAICDKYIEMVGLGHARDRKPAELSGGMRQRVAVARALAMQPELLLLDEPLSALDALTRAKLQDEFAAICEQEKKTILLITNDVDEAILLADRIIPLKPGAKATLGPEFKVPFKRPRDRGELNHNDAFIKLRADITEYLMEVGAERGADLERDIILPNIVPITQRVKGDDTLPAAYERAAETHNDSRFLEFSRLKKVYPTPKGPLTVVDGFELKMKKGEFITLIGHSGCGKSTVLSMVAGLNPITEGAIVLDGTHVTQAGPDRAVVFQAPSLMPWLTAYENVALGVDKVYPDASKAEKRDVIEYYLSKVGLADAMQKAAVDLSNGMKQRVGIARAFALSPKLLLLDEPFGMLDSLTRWELQDVLMDVWKRTQVTAICVTHDVDEAILLADRVVMMSNGPNARIGNIMEVDLPRPRSRKELLAHPDYYAYREELLDFLEAYEGGADPSEDQLKSIQEKRAARLARQRAAVEAAE; from the coding sequence ATGTCCTTTCTGGAAATTTCCGGTGTCTCCAAGTCCTATGGCGAAGGTGCTGAACGGACCGACGTCCTGGATGACATCAACCTGAAAGTAGACGAGGGCGAGTTCATCGCCATCGTCGGCTTCTCGGGAACCGGCAAGACCACTTTGATCTCTCTGCTTGCCGGTCTGATCGAGCCGGACACGGGTGGTGTGATCTTCAAGGGCAAGGAAATCGACGGCCCGAGCCCGGATCGCGGTGTCGTGTTCCAGTCCTATTCGTTGATGCCCTGGCTTTCGGTCACCGGCAATGTGGCGCTCGCCGTAGACAGTGTCTTCAAGAAAAAGTCCGCCAAAGAGCGCAAGGCGATCTGTGACAAGTATATCGAGATGGTCGGTCTCGGTCACGCTCGCGATCGCAAACCGGCAGAGCTTTCCGGGGGCATGCGCCAGCGGGTGGCGGTGGCCCGGGCGCTTGCCATGCAGCCGGAACTGCTGCTGCTCGATGAGCCGCTGTCAGCGCTTGACGCCCTGACGCGGGCAAAGCTGCAGGACGAGTTCGCAGCGATCTGCGAGCAGGAAAAGAAGACCATTCTCCTGATCACCAACGATGTCGACGAGGCCATCCTCCTGGCCGACCGGATCATTCCCTTGAAGCCCGGCGCAAAGGCAACGCTCGGTCCGGAATTCAAGGTACCGTTCAAACGGCCTCGGGACCGCGGCGAGCTCAACCACAACGACGCGTTCATCAAGCTTCGGGCCGACATTACCGAATACCTGATGGAAGTCGGTGCGGAACGCGGTGCCGATCTGGAGCGGGACATCATCCTGCCCAACATCGTGCCGATCACCCAGCGGGTGAAAGGCGACGACACGCTTCCGGCCGCGTATGAGCGTGCGGCGGAAACCCATAACGACAGCCGCTTCCTGGAGTTTTCACGGCTCAAGAAAGTCTATCCCACACCAAAGGGACCGCTGACGGTGGTCGACGGCTTCGAGCTGAAGATGAAGAAGGGGGAGTTCATCACCCTGATCGGCCATTCCGGATGCGGCAAGTCCACGGTGCTGTCGATGGTCGCCGGTCTGAACCCGATCACGGAAGGCGCCATTGTCCTGGACGGTACACACGTGACCCAGGCTGGCCCCGACCGTGCCGTGGTGTTCCAGGCTCCGAGCCTGATGCCCTGGCTGACGGCTTACGAGAATGTCGCCCTTGGGGTCGACAAGGTCTATCCGGATGCCTCCAAGGCAGAGAAGCGGGATGTCATTGAATACTACCTGTCGAAGGTTGGCCTGGCAGATGCCATGCAGAAAGCGGCCGTGGATCTGTCGAACGGCATGAAGCAGCGGGTCGGCATTGCCCGTGCCTTCGCGCTTTCTCCGAAACTGCTGCTGCTCGATGAACCGTTCGGCATGCTGGACAGCCTGACCCGGTGGGAGCTGCAGGACGTCTTGATGGACGTCTGGAAACGAACTCAGGTGACGGCGATCTGCGTTACCCATGACGTCGACGAGGCGATCCTGCTCGCCGACCGCGTCGTCATGATGTCGAACGGGCCGAACGCCCGCATCGGCAATATCATGGAAGTGGACCTGCCGCGGCCGCGCTCGCGCAAGGAACTGCTCGCCCACCCGGATTACTACGCCTACCGCGAAGAGCTTCTGGACTTCCTGGAAGCCTATGAGGGCGGGGCTGATCCGAGCGAAGACCAGTTGAAATCCATCCAGGAAAAACGCGCCGCCCGCCTGGCCCGTCAACGGGCTGCGGTCGAGGCTGCCGAATAG
- a CDS encoding SAM-dependent methyltransferase encodes MPRSHKPVEKRTRRRPPRVEALASLPLFFRLDGRKVVLAGGTEAAGWKAELLAASGASVHIFAEELDEGFAALLEKGGAGGTFIHHRQPWSATSFEGATLAIADAGSEGEAQAFYCAARAAGVPVNVIDTPRFCEFQFGSIVNRSPVVIGISTNGVAPILGQAIRRRIEALLPRSLQAWAAFAGLVRGRVLETLKAGAERRRFWERFTDLAFSGKTAPKDPLGCDVGSLFQEAAETGRGRVSVVGTGDGDAELLTLKAVRALQSADVIFFDACVEDDVLELARREAKRVVIKKQLGAPRGQDAKIIEDMSALVEDGKHVVLLKSGNLSATRELRVLLARGLSVSQIPGVERGLAEFAPFSSFATGKPETTATLLHHLSPPSVKRPVREESARR; translated from the coding sequence ATGCCAAGATCGCACAAGCCGGTTGAAAAACGCACGCGTCGCAGACCGCCGCGTGTTGAAGCGCTCGCAAGTCTGCCTCTGTTCTTCCGCCTGGACGGCCGCAAGGTTGTTCTGGCCGGCGGCACGGAAGCAGCAGGCTGGAAGGCGGAACTATTGGCAGCGTCCGGCGCGAGCGTTCACATCTTTGCCGAAGAACTGGACGAAGGTTTCGCTGCACTCCTTGAAAAGGGAGGGGCAGGCGGGACCTTCATCCACCACAGGCAGCCCTGGAGTGCGACCAGTTTCGAAGGGGCAACTTTGGCGATAGCCGACGCCGGTAGCGAGGGCGAAGCCCAGGCCTTCTATTGCGCGGCCCGCGCCGCTGGCGTTCCGGTCAATGTCATTGACACCCCGCGCTTCTGCGAATTCCAGTTCGGCTCCATCGTCAATCGCTCGCCCGTTGTGATCGGCATCTCCACCAACGGCGTCGCTCCGATCCTCGGTCAGGCCATCCGCCGCCGCATCGAGGCGCTCTTGCCGCGCTCGCTTCAGGCCTGGGCCGCCTTTGCCGGCTTGGTGCGTGGCCGCGTGCTGGAGACCCTCAAGGCCGGTGCGGAACGTCGCCGGTTCTGGGAACGGTTCACGGATCTGGCCTTTTCGGGAAAGACGGCACCAAAAGACCCCCTGGGATGCGATGTCGGATCCTTGTTTCAGGAAGCGGCCGAAACGGGGAGGGGACGTGTTTCCGTGGTGGGCACAGGCGACGGAGACGCGGAACTTCTGACACTGAAAGCCGTCCGGGCCCTGCAATCGGCCGACGTGATCTTTTTTGACGCGTGTGTCGAGGACGATGTCCTGGAACTCGCCCGCCGGGAGGCGAAGAGGGTGGTCATCAAAAAGCAGCTTGGCGCCCCGCGCGGACAAGATGCCAAAATCATTGAGGACATGAGCGCGCTGGTCGAGGACGGCAAGCACGTGGTGCTGCTCAAGTCCGGTAACCTGTCAGCAACCCGGGAATTGCGCGTGTTGCTTGCGCGCGGCCTGTCGGTCTCTCAAATTCCGGGTGTTGAGAGGGGCCTGGCCGAATTCGCACCCTTTTCATCATTTGCGACCGGCAAACCTGAGACAACGGCTACGCTCTTGCACCATTTGTCTCCGCCGTCCGTCAAACGACCCGTTCGGGAGGAATCAGCGCGTCGGTGA